In the genome of uncultured Fusobacterium sp., one region contains:
- a CDS encoding sensor histidine kinase has product MKETYLQSYLIENYIFIAMVIGTFFVASMKSAVDKFLKRQLVINMSLLLILSIIEFYLDYHKNQVLIGKNFIILKLIYYSLKPLIMGIVVSVMKPKNKFIYIPAVLNFLFYCSLILNNRLFSFDILNSFGSELWKHGYIVTNWIYWIIFLFVLDFKFYRNTKANPLLAFFAILWLMSASIIDAIGLKMGIMNHTYAVVFLFYYLVVHVQISQQINEEKEIKLKEQRMSLMLSQIQPHFLYNTLNTITALCRINPKLAEETTIKFSKYLRENMHNMGKNDTQLFSKELEHTNIYLDIEKLRFGDRVKVEYDIKTEDFNMPTLTLQPIVENAVKHGICNKVEGGTIKISTEKKGKDHIIIISDNGIGFEMRKALNDGRTHVGIQNVKERLKTIVDAELEITSFIGIGTVVKIIIPGKKKYMRLESGKRREILSIGR; this is encoded by the coding sequence ATGAAGGAGACATATTTACAAAGTTATCTTATTGAGAATTATATATTTATTGCAATGGTAATTGGTACATTTTTTGTAGCCTCTATGAAGTCAGCAGTAGATAAATTTTTAAAAAGGCAACTTGTTATTAATATGTCTCTTCTTTTAATTCTATCAATAATAGAATTTTACTTAGATTATCATAAAAATCAAGTTTTAATAGGAAAAAATTTTATAATATTAAAATTGATTTATTATTCATTAAAACCTTTGATTATGGGGATAGTAGTAAGTGTAATGAAGCCTAAAAATAAATTTATTTATATTCCGGCAGTCTTAAATTTTCTATTTTATTGTAGTTTAATTTTAAATAATAGGTTATTTTCTTTTGATATTTTAAATAGTTTTGGAAGTGAACTTTGGAAACATGGCTACATTGTTACTAATTGGATATATTGGATTATTTTTCTTTTTGTATTGGATTTTAAATTTTATAGAAATACAAAAGCAAATCCTCTTTTAGCTTTTTTTGCTATACTGTGGTTGATGAGTGCAAGTATTATAGATGCTATAGGACTAAAAATGGGAATAATGAACCATACTTATGCTGTAGTTTTTTTATTTTACTATCTTGTAGTGCATGTACAAATCTCTCAACAAATAAATGAGGAGAAGGAGATAAAATTAAAAGAGCAGAGAATGTCCTTGATGCTTTCACAGATACAGCCTCATTTTCTCTATAATACATTGAACACTATAACAGCTCTTTGTAGAATAAATCCAAAATTGGCAGAAGAAACAACAATAAAATTTTCTAAATATCTGAGAGAAAATATGCATAATATGGGTAAAAATGATACTCAGCTTTTTTCTAAAGAATTGGAACATACAAATATATATCTTGATATAGAAAAACTAAGATTTGGTGACAGAGTAAAAGTTGAATATGATATAAAAACTGAGGACTTTAATATGCCAACCCTTACTCTGCAACCAATAGTAGAGAATGCAGTTAAACATGGAATTTGTAATAAAGTTGAAGGTGGAACTATAAAGATTTCTACAGAGAAAAAAGGAAAGGATCATATAATAATAATTTCAGATAATGGAATAGGATTTGAGATGAGAAAAGCATTGAATGATGGTAGAACTCATGTGGGAATACAAAATGTAAAGGAGAGATTGAAAACTATTGTTGATGCAGAGCTTGAAATTACAAGTTTTATAGGGATAGGAACAGTTGTAAAGATTATTATTCCTGGAAAGAAAAAATATATGAGATTGGAGAGTGGAAAAAGACGTGAAATACTTAGTATTGGACGATGA
- a CDS encoding response regulator, translating into MEKDVKYLVLDDELLAGEYLATLIKEVDEKADVITVNNPIKALELIKESFDVCFIDIQMPGLNGIEFANELKKLHSKINIIFVTGYSNYMGEAFKLDASDYIMKPANVEQIQHALENLRYSVSENISPEKEKRIQMTCFGNFEVLIDGNPVKFKFEKTKELLAYLVHRKGARCSSKEVIANLWEDDGHDSYYRMLKKDLQDVLNSLGCGDIIYSERGKIGLANLQCIQCDYFKWIENAEEGRKLYHGEYMEQYSWGSETNAFLDMDKYK; encoded by the coding sequence GTGGAAAAAGACGTGAAATACTTAGTATTGGACGATGAGTTACTTGCAGGAGAATATTTAGCAACATTAATAAAAGAAGTTGATGAAAAAGCAGATGTGATAACAGTAAATAATCCTATTAAAGCTTTAGAGCTTATTAAAGAATCTTTTGATGTATGCTTTATTGATATACAGATGCCAGGATTAAATGGGATAGAGTTTGCAAATGAACTTAAAAAATTACATTCAAAAATTAATATAATATTTGTAACAGGATATTCAAACTATATGGGTGAAGCTTTTAAATTAGATGCAAGTGATTATATTATGAAACCAGCAAATGTAGAGCAAATACAACATGCACTTGAAAATCTTAGATATTCTGTATCTGAAAATATATCCCCAGAGAAAGAGAAAAGGATACAGATGACTTGTTTTGGAAATTTCGAAGTACTTATAGATGGAAATCCTGTAAAATTTAAATTTGAAAAAACTAAGGAACTACTGGCATATCTTGTTCATAGAAAAGGAGCAAGATGTAGTTCAAAGGAAGTTATTGCAAATTTATGGGAAGATGACGGGCATGATTCTTATTATAGAATGCTAAAAAAAGATTTGCAAGATGTCTTAAATAGCTTAGGATGTGGAGATATAATATATAGTGAAAGAGGAAAAATTGGACTTGCAAATTTACAGTGTATTCAGTGTGATTATTTTAAATGGATTGAAAATGCAGAAGAGGGAAGAAAATTGTATCATGGAGAGTATATGGAACAATATTCGTGGGGTAGTGAAACTAATGCTTTTTTAGATATGGATAAATATAAATGA
- the nhaC gene encoding Na+/H+ antiporter NhaC has translation MSESSKVRLPNKVEAIIPIVFLLTVMITNYALGWGLDPHIPVTLSCGVAMIIGKLCGYDYKDMLAAGLEAVNQSLEAIIIILLVGCLIGSFTACGTIPAVVYYGLKLLTPAIFLPFVTILCAVVGIALGSAWTVTATLGIAFMAIGTTMGLNPALIAGAILSGACCGDKFSPLSDSTNLAAGSAQTGLFDHVAAMVTTTFPSLVIAVILYTFFSLSKIGTYDPSLATELSSAILDHYTYMSPILLIPILLIVVVAVIKMPAIPSVVLLSLLGCIFAIIFQGTGIADCIKILHYGYEAESSNALFYKLVNRGGMDSMLWTNNLVIVAVAFGGILQKIGSVESLLGGLIKKVKTPFQLVLVTIATGVFCITTMCDQYLGLIIPASMYKDNYDEMGLGRNMLSRTLEDGGTLWSPLVPWSSCGAYHAAVLGVPTLAYLPYCFMNIINPIYAIVTLSWGGNILYADGSRTNLFGKLKKGRGPAQAPEKAYEKAMKALARIRNSEGAKAL, from the coding sequence ATGAGTGAAAGTAGTAAGGTTAGATTACCTAATAAGGTAGAGGCTATAATTCCAATTGTTTTTCTTTTAACAGTGATGATTACAAACTATGCTTTAGGGTGGGGACTTGATCCACATATTCCTGTAACTCTTTCATGTGGAGTTGCTATGATTATTGGAAAATTATGTGGATATGATTATAAAGATATGCTTGCAGCAGGACTTGAAGCTGTTAATCAATCTTTAGAAGCAATAATTATAATCCTTCTTGTAGGATGTTTAATAGGATCATTTACAGCATGTGGAACTATTCCAGCAGTTGTATATTATGGATTAAAACTTCTTACACCAGCTATATTTCTTCCTTTTGTAACAATTCTTTGTGCAGTTGTTGGAATTGCTCTTGGATCAGCTTGGACTGTAACAGCAACATTAGGAATTGCATTTATGGCAATAGGAACAACAATGGGATTAAATCCAGCACTTATAGCAGGTGCTATCCTTTCTGGAGCATGCTGTGGAGATAAATTTTCACCACTTTCTGACTCAACAAATCTAGCTGCTGGTTCTGCACAAACAGGACTTTTTGATCATGTGGCAGCTATGGTAACTACAACTTTTCCTAGTTTAGTTATAGCTGTAATTTTATATACATTCTTTTCACTTTCAAAAATAGGAACATATGATCCTTCATTAGCAACTGAATTATCAAGTGCAATATTAGATCATTATACATATATGAGTCCAATTCTACTTATTCCTATTTTACTGATAGTAGTAGTAGCAGTAATAAAAATGCCAGCTATTCCTTCAGTAGTTTTACTTTCATTACTTGGATGTATATTTGCTATAATATTCCAAGGAACTGGAATTGCTGATTGTATTAAGATACTTCATTATGGTTATGAAGCTGAATCTAGTAATGCTCTATTTTATAAACTTGTAAATAGAGGTGGAATGGATAGTATGCTTTGGACTAATAACCTTGTAATTGTTGCTGTTGCATTTGGTGGAATACTTCAAAAAATAGGTTCAGTAGAGTCATTACTTGGTGGATTGATAAAGAAAGTAAAAACTCCATTCCAATTAGTTCTTGTTACAATTGCAACTGGGGTATTCTGTATTACAACTATGTGTGACCAATATTTAGGATTGATAATTCCAGCATCAATGTATAAAGATAATTATGATGAGATGGGACTTGGTAGAAATATGCTTTCAAGAACTCTTGAAGATGGTGGAACTTTATGGTCACCACTTGTTCCGTGGTCATCATGTGGAGCATATCATGCAGCAGTACTTGGAGTACCAACACTTGCATATTTACCATATTGTTTTATGAATATAATAAATCCTATCTATGCAATTGTTACTTTAAGTTGGGGTGGAAATATTCTATATGCTGATGGATCAAGAACAAACTTATTTGGTAAATTAAAGAAAGGTCGTGGACCTGCTCAAGCTCCAGAAAAAGCATATGAAAAAGCTATGAAAGCTCTTGCTAGAATAAGAAATTCTGAAGGAGCAAAAGCATTATAA
- a CDS encoding diguanylate cyclase, translating into MKKLKYAIFLSVLAAFLISYSIFNFYIKCKELEFQVKKNYIKTQSQLTTERISNKYNELVNYLEKKAFVLYKLGKKNATEDTITLILKNSYKSFFDYIGVVDINGIGIDSQEREVNIKERNYFQRSLRGEIVITEIINSIITRGRRVQIISVPIRSKDKKDIIGVLYGVLEEKTFFTAISDKVPPENYIRLIDSVGNYISYSFDEVKKIEASNNIWKDLPKLKFLKGSEEEIRKNVSQGKNGYFFYEGDRKKLVYYEPIGINGMYIFYVIYNDYLNNIKNDILKISFKFSLFMVLGITTAFIAFILYRNEKVKELNRSYEKIKNQQKILKIALSHSKIVVFHYDIKSQTINVENTLYYSGNMNKFLIDEFIEKFICEDSQENFRNLLVKIQRSEIAEETLKIKNGSTFEWVQIDMKNMYDRKNNISDTIGIVSDVGKLKEKDRLLKQVLEIQQFTTQKYYFNIKVDLKSGKIVRINDLEKLENIDYMNYIRIHILSKVIENFFELQRIFSLKNIRENYSEGRKMPDTIFAIKKLKKVIWLSAKFSFKKEDDKDFAIIFLEEKSKEIQLSERAEKDSLTKLYNRATIVEKIEDILKNKETISSKYIFGILDLDNFKQINDRFGHNYGDEVLIETAKILKNNSILRGFWGRLGGDEFIFFFFKSKNINLDRFFSLLVKKLNREYEKFGEKIKVSASIGVTENFEGDTFEDLYIRADKMLYEVKFSDKNNYKFY; encoded by the coding sequence GTGAAAAAGCTAAAATATGCAATTTTTTTAAGTGTGTTAGCTGCATTTTTAATAAGTTATAGTATATTTAATTTTTATATAAAATGTAAAGAACTTGAATTTCAAGTAAAGAAAAATTATATAAAGACGCAGTCACAATTAACAACAGAACGAATTTCAAATAAGTACAATGAACTTGTCAATTATTTAGAGAAAAAAGCTTTTGTTCTATATAAATTAGGGAAAAAAAATGCCACTGAAGATACAATAACATTAATTTTAAAAAATTCATATAAATCTTTTTTTGATTATATAGGTGTTGTAGATATTAATGGTATTGGAATAGATTCACAAGAAAGAGAAGTAAATATAAAAGAAAGAAATTATTTTCAAAGATCCTTAAGAGGAGAAATTGTTATTACAGAGATTATAAACTCTATTATTACTAGAGGGAGAAGAGTGCAAATAATTTCTGTTCCAATAAGATCTAAGGATAAAAAGGATATTATTGGTGTTTTATATGGTGTTTTGGAGGAAAAAACATTCTTTACAGCAATAAGTGATAAAGTTCCACCAGAAAATTATATACGTCTAATAGATTCAGTAGGAAATTATATTTCATACTCCTTTGATGAAGTGAAAAAAATAGAAGCTTCCAATAATATATGGAAAGATCTTCCTAAATTAAAGTTTTTAAAAGGGAGTGAAGAGGAGATAAGAAAAAATGTTTCTCAAGGTAAAAATGGCTATTTTTTTTATGAAGGAGATAGAAAAAAGCTTGTATACTATGAACCTATTGGAATAAATGGTATGTATATTTTTTATGTTATCTATAATGATTATTTAAATAATATAAAAAATGATATTTTGAAGATCTCTTTCAAATTTTCGTTATTTATGGTTTTAGGAATTACTACCGCATTTATTGCTTTTATATTATATAGAAATGAAAAAGTTAAAGAATTAAATAGGTCGTATGAGAAAATTAAAAATCAACAGAAAATTTTAAAGATAGCATTATCCCATTCAAAAATAGTAGTTTTTCATTATGATATAAAATCTCAAACAATCAATGTAGAAAATACTCTATATTATTCAGGAAATATGAATAAGTTTTTAATAGATGAATTTATAGAGAAATTTATTTGTGAAGATTCTCAAGAAAATTTTAGAAATCTTTTAGTAAAAATTCAAAGATCTGAAATAGCAGAAGAAACTTTAAAAATAAAAAATGGAAGTACTTTTGAATGGGTACAAATTGATATGAAAAATATGTATGATAGAAAAAATAATATTTCAGATACAATTGGTATTGTATCTGATGTTGGAAAACTAAAAGAAAAAGATAGACTTTTAAAGCAAGTACTTGAAATTCAGCAGTTTACAACACAGAAATACTATTTTAATATAAAGGTAGATTTAAAAAGTGGAAAGATAGTTAGAATAAATGATTTAGAAAAATTAGAAAATATTGACTATATGAACTATATAAGAATTCATATTTTGTCAAAAGTAATAGAAAATTTTTTTGAACTACAAAGAATATTCTCTTTGAAAAATATTAGAGAAAATTATAGTGAAGGGCGAAAAATGCCAGATACTATTTTTGCTATAAAAAAATTAAAAAAGGTTATTTGGTTATCAGCAAAATTTAGCTTTAAAAAAGAAGATGACAAAGATTTTGCTATAATTTTTTTAGAGGAGAAATCAAAGGAGATTCAACTTAGTGAAAGGGCTGAAAAAGATAGCTTAACAAAACTATATAATAGAGCTACTATTGTTGAAAAAATAGAGGATATTTTAAAAAATAAAGAGACTATTTCTTCAAAATATATTTTTGGAATTTTAGATTTAGACAATTTTAAACAAATAAATGATAGATTTGGGCATAATTATGGTGATGAAGTTTTAATAGAAACTGCTAAAATTTTAAAAAATAATAGTATTTTACGTGGATTTTGGGGGAGATTAGGAGGAGATGAATTTATTTTCTTTTTCTTTAAAAGTAAAAATATTAACTTAGATAGATTTTTTTCTTTGCTTGTTAAAAAGTTAAATAGAGAATATGAAAAATTTGGAGAAAAAATTAAAGTATCAGCTTCAATAGGGGTTACTGAAAATTTTGAAGGGGATACTTTTGAAGATTTATATATAAGAGCAGATAAAATGCTTTATGAAGTGAAGTTTTCTGATAAAAATAATTATAAGTTTTATTAG
- a CDS encoding YhcH/YjgK/YiaL family protein, with protein sequence MIFDTLKNIKNYKGISANLDKAIDSIIKGEYLTAPAGVTNIDGKEVFFNVQENVIPKNVEDTAFEIHKQYIDIQLIIDGEEKFGYAALENTTAKNEFSPEKDFQALNGDIELTYTMKADRFILFFPEEPHMPCLKSGDTEKIKKVVYKIKF encoded by the coding sequence ATGATTTTTGATACTTTAAAAAACATTAAAAACTATAAAGGAATATCTGCTAATCTTGACAAAGCTATTGATAGTATTATTAAAGGAGAATATTTAACAGCTCCTGCTGGAGTTACTAATATTGATGGAAAAGAAGTTTTCTTCAATGTCCAAGAAAATGTAATTCCTAAAAATGTAGAAGATACAGCTTTTGAAATTCACAAACAATATATTGATATTCAACTTATTATAGATGGAGAAGAAAAATTTGGTTATGCTGCTTTAGAAAATACAACTGCTAAAAATGAATTTAGCCCAGAAAAAGATTTTCAAGCACTAAATGGAGATATTGAACTTACTTATACAATGAAAGCTGATAGATTTATCCTTTTCTTCCCTGAAGAACCTCATATGCCTTGCTTAAAATCTGGAGATACTGAAAAAATAAAAAAAGTTGTTTATAAAATAAAATTCTAA
- a CDS encoding FUSC family protein — protein sequence MKEKNINILKRSFLVAIAVAISIQVCNFFNLSHFYAGIGALNVSDLNDSKTRKQAYDRVITTVFGGTIACIICMLGFQENLVMYVFGLCLVCCFNEIVVKVPSAVGCIAFTYIMLNVDPDKTPINYLLERVIGTFAGVAAISIVITLYNYFFNKEEMKKKVLPTPKGDLKKLFLKGLEPGLAVILGLFLVKFVNHFFDPAYITNYTLYYCALAIVVPFRLEWSELLLRTKERFLSTVFGGIIAFILYFSGFQGTFWCSVGIILVIIITEIFVKVPASLGGIVFMFIMVNMKRPGLTPMIYYTNRVYGTAMGIITIIIFSFLFNKIVEKYKLKGVKLEKTKFNNLSRRKK from the coding sequence ATGAAGGAAAAAAATATTAATATCTTAAAACGATCATTTCTTGTAGCTATTGCTGTAGCTATCTCAATTCAAGTATGTAATTTTTTTAACTTATCTCACTTTTATGCTGGTATTGGAGCTTTAAATGTTTCTGACCTAAACGATTCAAAGACAAGAAAACAAGCTTACGATAGAGTTATAACTACTGTTTTTGGTGGAACTATTGCTTGTATCATATGTATGCTCGGTTTCCAAGAAAATCTTGTTATGTATGTTTTTGGCTTGTGTCTTGTTTGTTGTTTTAACGAAATAGTAGTTAAAGTTCCTTCTGCTGTAGGTTGTATCGCATTTACATATATTATGCTAAATGTTGACCCCGATAAAACACCTATTAATTATCTTTTGGAAAGAGTTATTGGAACTTTTGCTGGAGTAGCAGCTATTTCTATTGTTATCACTTTATATAACTATTTCTTTAATAAAGAAGAGATGAAAAAGAAAGTACTACCTACCCCAAAAGGAGATTTAAAAAAACTATTTTTAAAGGGATTAGAACCTGGACTTGCTGTAATCTTAGGACTTTTTTTAGTTAAGTTTGTAAATCACTTTTTTGATCCTGCATATATTACAAACTATACTTTATATTATTGTGCCTTAGCTATTGTTGTTCCTTTCAGACTTGAATGGTCTGAACTTCTGCTAAGAACTAAAGAGAGATTTTTAAGTACTGTCTTTGGTGGAATAATAGCTTTTATTCTATATTTTTCAGGATTTCAAGGTACATTTTGGTGCAGTGTAGGAATTATTTTAGTTATAATTATTACAGAAATATTTGTAAAGGTTCCTGCTTCTTTAGGAGGAATTGTATTTATGTTTATTATGGTAAATATGAAAAGACCTGGGCTAACACCTATGATCTACTATACAAATAGAGTTTATGGAACAGCTATGGGAATCATTACAATAATAATATTTTCATTTCTTTTTAATAAAATAGTTGAAAAATATAAACTTAAAGGTGTAAAATTAGAGAAAACAAAATTTAATAATTTATCTAGGAGGAAAAAATGA
- a CDS encoding type II secretion system protein, with product MKKNKGFSYIEIIVTITLILGISYLSIFYYTKLQEKRDIQKAKTLILNVFSEYTAKAFDKEDDFQIKIEHFQKKIIVSDYWKEKEQIFLPKKLRYSSVFNNEKVEKLEVRITEHGNITPSFSIYIFGYDDIVKYRISFYGFDKIRFMKINVYKNLSDRRWTYKNLMIYHKKFNPNSSKWRIE from the coding sequence ATGAAAAAAAACAAAGGTTTTTCTTATATAGAAATTATTGTAACAATCACATTAATATTAGGAATAAGTTATTTAAGTATCTTCTATTATACCAAACTTCAAGAAAAGAGAGATATTCAAAAGGCAAAAACTCTTATTTTAAATGTTTTTTCTGAATATACAGCAAAGGCTTTTGATAAAGAAGATGATTTCCAAATAAAAATAGAACATTTTCAAAAGAAAATAATAGTATCTGACTATTGGAAAGAAAAAGAACAAATATTCTTGCCTAAGAAATTAAGATATTCATCAGTTTTTAACAATGAAAAAGTAGAGAAATTAGAAGTAAGAATAACAGAACATGGAAATATAACCCCATCATTTAGTATTTATATTTTTGGCTATGATGATATTGTTAAGTATAGGATCTCTTTTTATGGTTTTGATAAAATTAGATTTATGAAAATAAATGTATATAAAAATCTTAGTGATAGGAGATGGACTTATAAAAATTTGATGATATATCATAAAAAATTTAATCCTAATAGTAGTAAATGGAGGATAGAATAA
- a CDS encoding GspE/PulE family protein, translating into MVKTFKSKNLENNNLDIETLFKEVEKSYSTENIKYLKKRDSFLREENSVVAKIVNTILRRAIEEKASDIHIESYREYIRIRYRIDGVLIEIGKIKGIEFLQYIISRIKIIADLDIVERRMPQDGRFEINIQDKKIDFRVSIIPTINGEKCVIRILNQNIIDLDIEKLDIDKSDLEKILFQLNKRNGMLLISGPTGSGKTSTLYSILKRLNTGHENILTVEDPVEYEIAGINQVQSKNEIGRTFAVMLRAYLRQDPDILMVGEIRDYETAEIAVKASITGHMVLSTIHTNNSVGGIDRLIDIGIPAYMISASLSGIISQRLVRRLCSDCKIKDEYWKEKIKILGYDLENYKNIEFYTEKGCPKCNHTGYRGRIGIFEVFIPDIEIKNMINKEISSLEIEKVALKKGMKKLLEDGIKKAEEGITSLNELLRQY; encoded by the coding sequence ATGGTAAAAACATTTAAAAGTAAGAATTTAGAAAATAATAATTTAGATATAGAAACTCTTTTTAAAGAGGTAGAAAAAAGTTACAGTACAGAAAATATTAAATATTTAAAAAAAAGAGATAGTTTTTTAAGAGAGGAAAATTCAGTTGTTGCAAAAATAGTTAATACAATTTTAAGAAGAGCTATTGAGGAGAAAGCTAGTGATATTCATATAGAATCTTATAGGGAATACATTAGAATTAGATATAGAATTGATGGAGTATTAATTGAAATAGGGAAAATAAAAGGGATTGAATTTTTACAATATATAATTTCTAGAATAAAAATAATTGCAGATTTAGATATAGTTGAAAGAAGAATGCCACAAGATGGAAGATTTGAAATAAATATTCAAGATAAAAAAATAGATTTTAGAGTATCTATAATTCCAACAATTAATGGAGAAAAATGTGTAATAAGAATATTAAATCAAAATATTATTGATTTAGATATAGAAAAATTAGATATTGATAAATCAGACTTAGAAAAAATACTTTTTCAATTAAACAAAAGAAATGGAATGCTTTTAATTAGTGGACCAACAGGTTCAGGGAAAACAAGCACTTTATATAGCATTCTAAAGAGATTAAATACAGGACATGAGAATATATTAACTGTTGAAGATCCTGTTGAATATGAGATAGCAGGAATAAATCAAGTACAGAGTAAAAATGAGATTGGAAGAACTTTTGCAGTAATGTTAAGAGCTTATTTAAGACAGGATCCAGATATTTTAATGGTAGGAGAGATTAGGGATTATGAAACAGCAGAGATAGCAGTTAAAGCTTCAATAACAGGACATATGGTTTTATCTACAATTCATACCAATAATTCAGTTGGAGGAATAGATAGATTGATAGATATAGGTATTCCAGCTTATATGATTTCAGCCTCTCTTTCGGGGATTATTTCACAAAGATTAGTAAGAAGACTTTGTTCAGATTGTAAAATAAAAGATGAGTACTGGAAAGAGAAAATAAAAATTTTAGGTTATGATTTAGAAAACTATAAAAATATAGAATTTTATACAGAAAAAGGTTGTCCTAAATGTAATCATACTGGTTATAGAGGAAGAATAGGAATCTTTGAAGTATTTATTCCTGATATAGAGATAAAAAATATGATAAATAAAGAAATTTCATCATTAGAGATAGAAAAAGTTGCTTTAAAAAAAGGGATGAAAAAATTATTAGAAGATGGAATAAAAAAAGCAGAAGAGGGAATTACATCTCTAAATGAGTTATTGAGGCAATATTGA
- a CDS encoding type II secretion system F family protein yields the protein MKKYKYVGYDRYGNIKYGTCSASDEIKLKEILKKERIRIKKFSEITTKIKISKEEILNFTKEILIMLDSGISVIKILEIQEQQYKAPLKDILGELKRDILNGDTLGEAFKKYEEIFGSFYIGMIFLGESSGNLDKNLRKICEYLELEIKIIKKIKEVIFYPCILLTFSILILTFLMIYIFPNFIKLFEESKRELPLLTRILIGVSNNFHMIILFFICILIIIIFFIRYIKKDRVLKEKYDGILLKVPIIKSFIIGNFIIRFSKNISIMLSSGIVIMDILKLLKNFFENIVIKRELEIIEELLFEGKQLSEGLKKNNLFPQKYIKLVIVGEKSGELSKVFEQIAKLEEERIERDIKKLLTLVEPILIIILGLILSIIIIAIYLPIFNMSNLID from the coding sequence ATGAAAAAATATAAATATGTAGGATATGATAGATATGGAAATATAAAATATGGAACTTGTAGTGCTAGTGATGAAATAAAATTAAAAGAAATCTTAAAAAAAGAGAGAATCAGAATAAAAAAATTTTCAGAGATAACAACTAAAATAAAAATTTCCAAAGAAGAGATTTTGAATTTTACCAAAGAGATATTGATTATGTTAGATAGTGGAATTTCTGTCATAAAAATTTTGGAGATTCAAGAACAGCAGTATAAAGCTCCATTAAAAGATATACTTGGAGAATTAAAAAGAGATATTTTAAATGGAGATACTTTAGGAGAAGCGTTTAAGAAATATGAGGAAATTTTTGGAAGTTTTTATATAGGAATGATATTTTTAGGGGAAAGTTCTGGAAATTTAGATAAAAATCTTAGAAAGATTTGTGAGTATTTAGAGTTGGAAATAAAAATAATAAAAAAAATAAAAGAAGTTATTTTTTATCCATGTATACTTTTGACATTTTCAATTTTAATTTTAACTTTTTTAATGATATATATTTTTCCAAATTTTATAAAATTATTTGAAGAGAGTAAAAGAGAATTACCATTGCTTACTAGAATTTTAATAGGGGTAAGCAATAATTTTCATATGATTATCTTATTTTTTATATGTATATTAATAATAATAATTTTTTTTATAAGATATATAAAAAAAGATAGAGTTTTAAAAGAAAAATATGATGGGATTTTATTAAAAGTTCCAATAATAAAAAGTTTTATAATAGGAAATTTTATTATACGGTTCTCAAAAAATATATCAATTATGCTATCTTCAGGAATAGTGATAATGGATATATTAAAATTATTAAAAAATTTTTTTGAAAATATAGTTATAAAGAGAGAACTTGAGATAATAGAGGAACTTTTATTTGAGGGGAAACAATTAAGTGAAGGGCTTAAAAAAAATAATTTATTCCCTCAAAAATATATAAAATTGGTAATAGTTGGAGAAAAAAGTGGTGAACTTTCAAAAGTTTTTGAGCAGATAGCAAAACTTGAAGAGGAAAGGATTGAAAGAGATATAAAAAAACTTCTTACATTGGTAGAGCCTATTTTGATAATAATTTTAGGATTAATTTTGAGCATAATAATTATAGCAATATATTTGCCTATTTTTAATATGTCAAATTTAATAGATTAA